A genome region from Flavobacterium sp. CFS9 includes the following:
- a CDS encoding 6-pyruvoyl tetrahydropterin synthase family protein — MSNIRITKQFSFETGHALYGYDGKCKNVHGHSYKLSVTVIGSPITDRSNVKFGMVIDFSDLKKIVKEEIVDQFDHATVFNQTTPHVELANELKNRGHHVILVDYQPTSENMVVDFADRIIARLPKEISLFSLKLQETESSFAEWYASDNL, encoded by the coding sequence ATGAGTAATATCAGAATTACAAAACAATTTAGTTTTGAAACCGGACATGCTTTATACGGTTACGACGGGAAATGCAAGAACGTTCACGGACACAGTTATAAATTATCGGTAACAGTTATTGGTTCGCCAATTACGGACCGGTCGAATGTGAAATTCGGGATGGTAATTGATTTTTCGGATCTAAAGAAAATTGTAAAAGAAGAAATCGTCGATCAGTTTGATCATGCGACGGTTTTTAATCAAACAACGCCACACGTTGAATTGGCAAATGAATTAAAGAATCGCGGTCATCATGTAATCTTGGTGGATTATCAGCCTACAAGTGAAAACATGGTTGTTGATTTTGCAGACAGAATTATTGCCCGTTTGCCCAAAGAGATTTCTCTTTTTTCGCTTAAACTACAGGAAACCGAATCTTCGTTTGCCGAATGGTACGCTTCAGATAATTTGTAA
- a CDS encoding enoyl-CoA hydratase/isomerase family protein, with amino-acid sequence MSAEKLEGSLQTTYHNAVATVEFGHPASNSFPRQLLDRLTSEINTLSQNEAVSVIVLQSLGTKVFCSGASFDELLAVKNEEQGAHFFSGFAHLLNAMRNCSKIIVARVQGKAVGGGVGIISACDYVFATPESAVKLSELAIGIGPFVIEPAVSRKIGKAAMTEMTLAAHAWKSAAWALENKLFTEIHNAENLDVAVADFAQQLSLYNPDALFEMKKIIWEGTEHWESLLIERASITGKLVLSDFTRNALEQFKK; translated from the coding sequence ATGAGTGCAGAAAAACTTGAAGGTTCTTTACAGACTACTTATCATAATGCTGTTGCAACGGTTGAATTTGGACATCCGGCCAGCAATTCTTTTCCAAGACAATTATTAGATCGTTTAACTTCAGAAATTAATACTCTAAGTCAGAATGAAGCCGTTTCGGTTATTGTTTTGCAAAGTTTAGGAACTAAAGTTTTTTGCTCAGGAGCTTCTTTTGACGAGTTGTTAGCGGTGAAAAATGAAGAGCAGGGAGCACATTTTTTCTCCGGTTTCGCTCATTTGTTGAATGCAATGCGAAATTGTTCTAAAATTATTGTGGCTCGTGTTCAGGGAAAAGCAGTTGGTGGCGGTGTGGGAATTATTTCGGCTTGTGATTATGTTTTTGCTACTCCTGAAAGTGCCGTGAAACTGTCGGAACTGGCCATCGGAATTGGTCCGTTTGTGATTGAACCTGCGGTCTCGCGTAAGATTGGAAAAGCCGCAATGACAGAAATGACCTTAGCGGCACATGCATGGAAATCGGCGGCATGGGCATTAGAAAATAAACTGTTCACAGAGATTCATAATGCTGAAAACTTAGATGTGGCGGTAGCAGATTTTGCTCAACAGTTAAGTTTGTATAATCCTGATGCTTTGTTCGAAATGAAGAAAATTATTTGGGAGGGAACCGAACACTGGGAATCTTTACTTATCGAGCGTGCATCCATAACAGGAAAATTAGTTTTGTCGGACTTTACGAGAAATGCTTTAGAGCAGTTTAAGAAATAG